Within the Aspergillus luchuensis IFO 4308 DNA, chromosome 5, nearly complete sequence genome, the region atcatcctcatcaactcTTTCTCAAAAGGGCGGTCCTCCGCAAATCCCTGGTAAATCCCACCACATGTGAATATCGTTTCATCTAGCACAAACGCCTTCTTAAGCTTTGTGTAGATATATTCACGTAACCAGATTCCATTATCTGGGAGTTTTGAAAATATCATTCTGGTGGCCTCTAGTACATCGAAAATGGGAATTGATTCGCCGAGAATTTGGATATACTTCTTAGCAAGTACCTCTAGACCATGTATCTCATAGACCATGGCCGCACGATAGACTTGGACACTCCTTCTAAATTCCCTTGGCAAATCATGTATACCCGGGTTGGGAGTAGGTTTAAGAGTTTCATACTCCCTGGTATATATGAAGTGGACAAAGGTATGTCCAATGTCCTCGTCGATATCTGAAAGCGTAATCCGCGAATGAAAACCGACATTACTTCGCAGCCGAGGGTAATCACTGAGGTAACCTTCCAATATAGAATACTCCTTCTGTCCGATGCGAAGTTTTATAACAGGACGTTCGTATAGACTACATTGTCATATGGAGTTAGTTatccagaagatgatgcgTCTTGGCTATATGAGTCCTTACGATGATTCTGGCTGGTTGTAATCAATCACCGAGCACTCCCGGGGCTCCAAGGCCTTTTTCaaactcttcttcttggtgCCTTTTTTTGCCATTGTCGTGTGGATTGGTTGCAGTGATATTAGAGATAACTAGCAACGCTAGGAAACAAGTGTTTAGAAATCCAAGGGAATGTATCGACTATGTATTTGAATCTACATCCCTGAAAGAGGAGAAATGCAAGGGCATGCAGGTCTGACGTGTCTCGCTTGTGCACCAGTCACTTGCCGGCTCCAAGCATGCAGTGGTGCTACAATATACAGTATATCACGAAAATTTAGCTGCtgctttaaaaaatataccTAATGTACATATAACTATTCTGGGGTTGTACTTGAACTCCCTTCTTGTACTTTTCATACTAGCCTCATCCATCATTGTTCAACCTATGTCTTGAATGGTTGACTATATCGTTCATCTTTCGTCGAAAATTGAGTTGGAGTTGGGTAAATGCGAGGGTTGTCGGTCACATGCATGATAGTTCCTCCCAGGAGTGGATCTTTTACCTTTTGATTGGCTATTAAGGGAAACTAGATACTTGAGGCGGGGTAAATATATCATCAGCCACTATTCCCTTATAGGATAGAGCCAGCCAACGCCAGCACTTGTTAGCAGCGAACAAAGGATGCCAGAAAGTACGTTTCCAACAACGCCAAGAACTTCCTCAACTTTCCCTGCCTCTTTCCAATTTGCTGTCACTGTACGAGTTTGTTCTAACTTGCGGAATGTACGCCCACAGCTCTCCAAATTATAAATTCGAATGTGCGTGCTTAATAAGCATTTGTCTTGACTGAAACATCGAACACCACAACCAGTATGGGCCAGCGTGTCCTTCGTGGGTCACTCAATCCACGGACACAATCTATTAAAACTTGGGAGTCTCCACAGCCAAAATCAAGAAGAGTTTATTTCCATATACTTGGCCCATTTATAAATGTCACGGACAAAATGAAGGGCTGTTCCCTTTTTGATCCCTTGCTCAATGAAGAACCTGGGATCTGGATCCTCAAGGATTAGTTCAAGATCTAGATGATTTTCTAGCGTCACTTTGCACACTTTTTCATAGTCGGCTTTGTATGCCTCTTCTGTAGCCTGCGACTCTAGCCACCTACAGTAATCCCTCACAGCTGCTTCCCGTGGCCCGGGAATCACAGGATGCTCATTGGCAGGTCCAGACGGAGAAGTAGTCATCGCAGAGGGACACTGTGCTGGCAGGacattgatgttgattgGAGAATACTGCCCTTCCGTTGCATGTATGCTTTTAGCCCTTTTAGATGCTCTTTCTACCCGATGTTGGTTTTCCATATAGAGATCTCGACGGATATCACCAaagacatcatcatgacACTCTAgactgccaccaccatcgacaTAGGAAATTAGCCGGCCTAAATGCGAAGACCTGAGCCTATAATGCTTCTTATCCAGAGGGTCCTCCCAGCACCAATTAGAGTTTAGATGACATCAGCGGACATCGCATCGGATACGTCTATAGACCAGGTTCCAAGTGGATGGTCGTCCAGTggtctcctcttccgcctggATTTGCGCGTCGCGTTCAGCAAGCATTCTTCTAGTTGCCGACACAGGGCCTCTCTTATCGACCCTACCTGATGTAGGTAAAGAACTATCATCGTACCCATAATGGAAGGCAATAATGACTCTGAGTGTCTTACCAATACGATGTAGATTGCTCCACTTACGCAGCTGCTTTTCCACTGGTGTCCAACCGATATTAGTAGAATTGTAGAACTTTTCTTTCAGCGACCGCTCATCTACTGAGACCGTGATAGCTGTGCCCTCGGATCGAACCCGTTGGTTACGTTTTTTCTTGGTCTGTAACATGTCTTCAAGACTTGCTTTCAAAGACCTCATCCCATAATCACTGGAAGCtacagagtagtagtagtagtatattcatacgctgacccctCGCTTAGGCGATATGCAGGTATCCACTATGGAGCTATCTCTCTAAATACATGTCTTTGCTGTAAACTATTGCTTTCCTGACGAAGTTGGAGCCTCGCCGAGGCCTGTGattgtttctcttcctctccaccttgCCATAAGGGGAAGGGTTGGGTACTATGGTGGGAACGAATTCCATTGTTGTGGTAAATGTGGTGCCGGCGatgggaatcgaacccaccacctccaaaaaGCAAGGTGACCAATCCCGCATATTTGGAAGTTGCCTCGGAGCGCTTACCACTACGCCACCCCTACCGGCGAAGGAAGCGGTAGCTCTCGAAATTGGCTTGACCAACAAACACAATCATTACTGTTTCTGTATCTCACTGCCAAGACGCTAGCGGCGTTATTTTATTGAGCGAGCCGCATCAAAATTATGGGTTTGTGTAAGATACTGTCTGTCCAAGACTCTTACCAGCCGCAATACCCGTCTCCCATGTATTACTAGATTTCTGGATTCTTTTATTGAGAAGAAGGGTCTAGATATCCAAAAACAATATGAATTATTAGAACAGCTTTACTAGTGTTACAGACCCCTGCTAGTTACGCTACTAGCAAGGCGGACTTGCCAGGCAGAAAGCGCCGATAAAGGCAGCGCTCGGGCAGTTAACAACTCCTTATCCAGTAGATACATGCATTCCCATGGATTCGTGCTGTCGGGAACGGACTAGGAAAAAACCTGGCTGAAGCAACCAAGACACGTAGCACGCTTCAGAAAGCAACACGAAAATGTGCTAGtccatatatatatcaatctCGAGCCAGATGCGTATCTATATCGTAAGATACATTCTGGCCGCACAgtaagatgatgatgatgatgattcataCGCTGGCCCCTCGCCTAAGGCGATATGCAGGATCCACTATCTGCACTCTCTATATACAACTTTGGATGTgaactattactttcctgacgaacttggagcctcgtcacGGCCTGTGTGGgccagtgcctggggttgtgttttgccgccctcgtggcgcgcgacttcgaaatctctgcgatgcctccgcGAAGTCCAGGACCGCCCCAAGGACGCTGCAGTCTGGCGGGACATCTTGTAGCCTACCTTCCCTACCTTGACCTGCTCCTCCTAGCATATCCAATATGTTATTTAAGGCTCCTTTAATCTTTTGCCGTAGTGTTTGACGTATTGCGCTAAGCCGTGGGCAGTCGATAAGTACGTGCACCACCGTCTCCGTGGCCCCACACTCGCACTGCTCATCTTCCCGGAAGCCGCGTTGTTTGCCATATGTTGCCAGCCATGAATGGCCTGTGCGGAGCTGCGTAAGCAGGTATGCTCGGTTCCGAGGAAGCGAGCCATATAGACGACGAGACCTGCTGGATGGCAGGCCTCGGTCGATGCGGCGCAGGTGCCCTCCATTTTTCGAGGTTCTCCATTCTTGTTCCCACTCTTGGTAGATCTTTCTGCGTATGTATCCTTTCTCCCGTGAGAGAAGATGTTTGAAGGGGTGCTTCTTATCTATGCCCACTGCGTCCTTGGCTAGCCGGTCGGCCGCCTCGTTTCCAGGGTCCCCGCAGTGACCCGGCACCCATTGCAGTCGCAGTGGAATTCCTCGGGCTTTCAGCTCGCCAGCTGAGTGGTGAATAGCCTGGATGATGCACTGGCCTGATTTATTCCATGAGTTTTTGATTACCTGCAGGGCAGACATGCTATCGCTGAGAATTGTTGCCGGCTCATGATTTGTTTCCGCGCTCCTTTGGTTTCTCTGTGCTAGCTGGAATACTAATCCAATGGCATAGTAAATTGCCATGAGCTCAGCTGTATAGACCGACCAGTATTCCATCGAGCCGATACTGATTTGTCGAGATTTTAGGACCTGTAGATTGCAGTCAagagctactgctgctgcacccAGTTGATTCTGCTTTTCTGAGGCATCTGAGAAGACTGTGATGCTGGTTGCTGATTTTTGTCTCGCCAGGGCTCGGGCCTGCGCTTTCTCTCGGTCGGGTTTGATATCAACCTTGACAAAGGGTTGCGCCCGCCACGGTGCTAATGGTCTTGGGTCAATAGTCTCAAGGGCCTGTAGGCGCCTCAAGTCCATGGTTCGCATTGTCTCTGCTAGTGGAAAACGTGCTATACTGTAGATGTGCGTGCTGCGTTCCATGGCTCGTTTCATGATTCCTTGTACTGGATGATTGTCCGGCAGGGTGCTGAACCGGGCTGCTGTGGTCTGTGCTCGCAGCTTCAGGCGCAGGCGGGTGGGCAGCATGTGAGACTCGACTTCCAGGGCGTCGGTGGAGACTGTTCGGAAGGCAGAGAGAATGCGAATAAGTGCTGTACGTTGCAGTGTTTCAAAGAGTCGCAGGTGTGTTTTACTGCGTAGCGGATCATGCCATACAGTTGATGCATAGTCTATCGTGGGTGTGACGCACGCTTGGTAGAGCTGGTGCATTTGCTCTGGTTGAAGGTGTCGGAGCCCGCTCAGGGTGATAATTCTTTTGGTTGCCTGCTTAACCGCGTGTTGTACATGTTCTTTCCATCGCATCTCTGTGTCGAAGATGACCCCCAGGAGTTTGGCCGTGTCCGCTGGTTTGATCACTTTACCGTTCATAGTTATCTCGCCCTTGCCCTGGGCTGGTTTGCGACGTGTGAGGTGAATCAGCTCGGTTTTCTCGGCTGTAAACGACGCGCCGGTCCTCCGTGTCCACTGTTCGATCCGCGGGATGTCCTCTTCCTGGATTTTTTGGATATTCTCCTCTACCGAGGGACTGGTTCGCCAGCGAAAGTAATCGTCAATAAATGCTGACGCCCCGTCGTTGCTGTCAACCGATTGATCCACCAGATCTGAATTATAGAATCCAAATAAGATAGGTGAGAGTGGGGAACCCTGAGCTAGCCCTGTATTTTCCAGAGGGGTATTGTCTGATTTGAAGTTATCAAGTATTATGCTGGCTGATCGGCTTGCCATAAAGCTAGAGATCCACTGTTGAGTCTTTGACGGTATCCCCTTCGCCCGCAGACGCGCGTCGAGAGTGGTCTTGCTGACCCTGTTAAAGGCACCTTTTAGGTCAAATACAATCAATGTTACTACTCTGGATTATATCCATGCTCGATCAACCGCGTTCGCGAGCACCAGCAGGGCTTGCTCGGTGTTCCGTCCCGGCCTGCCTCTGAATTGAGTGTCAGGAAGCAGCTTGTATTTCTCTGCCTAATACAAGAGTCTTCAGGCCATGACGGCTTCTAGCAGCTTTCCCAGTGTATTGAGCAGGGAGATCGGACGGTACACCCCCGGCACGGAGTAATCCGGCTTGCCGGgtttgcggaggatgatgatacgCGCCTGTTTCTATTCTCTCGGGTAGTATCCCAGATCCACTGATCTTGTAAAGATTGTGGTAATAGTGCCCTTCAGGAATGTCCAGAGATGTTTCCAGACCAGGGTCGGGATTCTGTCTCGGTCCGGGGCTGTAGTCTCCTTTGCGACTCGGAGTGATTGGTagatctcctcctcggtgaTCGGCTTCCATGGCAATTCTTCAGCCGGGCTGACTTCTTCAGTTTCCGGTTCGGATATCTTTGGGAAGAAGGTTTCAAGAAATGCTTCCGCCTTGCGTTGGTTATCCGTGATTTTCTCAGTACCTACTTGGATCGCCGGGATGTTCATATAGGCGTCTCGCGGATGCATGTAGGTGGCTGCTTTCCATATCTGGTCTTTGCCTGCTTTGTCCAGGAACTCTTTCCAGTgggttgcttttgctttttctacaGTTTTTGTctactttcttctcttctcgcgcATTATCTCAAACATGGACTTTGTATTTGGGTGGTCTGATTTCCAGGTAGTATATCTCTCTTGCCACTTTCTTCGGGCTTGGTTGGCTTCTACTTGCTGGGTCTTGAGTTCGGGAGTGAACCAGTGTTTTGAGTATGGGCATGGTGCCTGTACTGGTACGTGTCGGTCCAGAGTTGCTGTTGTAGTTTGAATCAGGTTTTCAACCACATGGTCTAGATCTCTGTTTGTCTGGATTCTCGGGTACTGGTTTATTTCCCTCAGTATGGTTTGGCTTACG harbors:
- a CDS encoding uncharacterized protein (COG:S;~EggNog:ENOG410PXZA) encodes the protein MAKKGTKKKSLKKALEPRECSVIDYNQPESSLYERPVIKLRIGQKEYSILEGYLSDYPRLRSNVGFHSRITLSDIDEDIGHTFVHFIYTREYETLKPTPNPGIHDLPREFRRSVQVYRAAMVYEIHGLEVLAKKYIQILGESIPIFDVLEATRMIFSKLPDNGIWLREYIYTKLKKAFVLDETIFTCGGIYQGFAEDRPFEKELMRMMADIYSDTISSLRSEGQRSQQEQIIPQKVEPSTEYPVPEEQPSEPECPLEPEYPPEPEYPPEPEYPVPEEQPPEPEYPPEPEYPPEPEYPPEPDYTVSEEQPFGKMVSGPSVSITELPEDIRLYINWTNLGIEERKRRKKILKQKNFPVPHRDGTFS